GTGACAGTCTCCTGTGCTCTCTGAACTGGGTGGCACCCCAGCGCACTGTCAAGGGCACACCCAGCCCATGCCTGGGATCAGGAATCCTGAATTCAGACTCTCGTCTCTGTGGACTATTAGGACAACACCTTGTCAGGGAAAATACAAACAATCAGGCAGGTATGGTTCTTGCAAAGGATCCAGATTGGAGAAGGGGGACCCGGGGGATGTGTGGACTCAGTAACCGGGTCCAGTATAGGTGGGCATCCCTCTGTTATGAGGAGAGTGGACACTGGCCACATAGGCCTGgtattttcttttaatactttcatttattattttttttcctttcctttatttattatgggatagagacaaggagaaattgagaggggtgggggagatagaaagggaaagagacagagacaactgtaggtagccctgcttcaccgctcgtgaagctctcccccgtcggtggggacaagggacttgaacttgggtccttgcacactgcaatgtgtgcacttatccaggagtgccaccgcctggccccttacgCTTGGTATTTTTCACGTGGAGTATGAAACGGATCTAtccacattccccacctgcatgtgtcAGCAAATATACCTCTCTAAAGTCAACAGACCTGTAACTATGGGGAGTCTTTCTGACAAAGAAAAATCTTTTAGTTAGAGAGCAAGGATCCAACTCAGCCATCTCCCCTGCACCTCCGTGTATAAATGACCAGTGGCAACTTGAGGAAGATTCTCAGTGACCAAGGCACCCTTCACACTCAGTCATGAAAACTGAACGCTTTAATCTTGAATGAGGTCTAGGAAAAAAGGCCCGAGAGTTTCTTGTACCAAGTAGTGAGATGGGTGGCTATCCTCTCTTTTCCACGGTCTCTCTTCCTGCAGGCAGATGGGATTCCAAAAGCACTTTTTGTGTGTTCTGTTCTgctctgttctgttttgtttgggtAGGGAGAGAGGAGCGTGCACAGTGGAGCTGGCTtgtgggggaagaaaggaaacatGAAATTCTCTCCAGGACAGAGCAAGCATCTAGGATTGAAACAccagaaaggggaaagcttctgaTTTGTATTAACCTTCTACGGACTGCTAATAAACCCTGGGAAGACAGGGGTCCCATCTCTGCCGGCTCCGGGGAGTGTCCAGAGTCCCCACACTCACCCACACAGTGGCAGGAGGGGAAGTCGTAGTGAGTCTTCATGGTGGTGTCCAGCAGGTTCTTGACAGACGTGTCCAGGGAACTGGTTGGGATCTCCAGGCAGTGGTTGGGCTTGGGGTCAGCCTCGGGGTCAGCCTCGGGGTCAGCCTCGGGGTCAGCCTCGGGGTCAACCTTGGGGTCAGCCTCGGGGTCAGCGGTGGCGGCTGGCTTCTTGGTGGGCGTCGTGTCGCCGGGCACGGCGGGCGACTCGGGAGGCTCCTCGGGCCCCTCCGTCTCCAATTTCACCTGCGGCTTCTGCCCTTTGACGCTGAGGGCCTTGTGGTCAAAGGGTGACTTGACCTGGACCTGGTGCAGGTGCCTCTCCATGGTCTCCAGgatgctgcgctgctgcccgtcCTCACAGCGCGGGGAGGGTGCTTCCTGCTTCACGTCGGCCTTTCTCCAGGCTTTCCAGGCTTTGCCGTCgggctgggagtgggtggggTGCATGCAGGCCTGGGGTGCAGTGCCCGGCTCCACCTTGATGGGCCTGGCCGTCTGCGGGGGCTGCTGGGCCTGCCGTTCTTGCTTCTGCAAAAGGTGCTGCCTGAGGGCGGCGTGCttgaggtccttgtgtgtgggggTGCCGCGGGGGGGCCCCGAGAGGGCGTGTGCTTGGCCTGGCACCCTGTGAGCGGCAGGCCGGGCCCCATCCGGGGTCTTGCTGTGGTGGCCCTGCAGGGCAGAGGAGCCCAGCTGAGGCTTCTGCTGCGTTTCCTGAAAGCACCGGATGAGAACGCCCTGCTTTGGGGTCACACTGTTAGGGAAGCAGGGCAGGTGTTGTAGGCTGGAGGGGTGGCTCCCCACTAGGAGGTCAGCGGGGCCTTTCTGCTCCTGGGGGGGCTGCACTGGGCTGCCGTTGGCCTTCAGCATCTGGGTGTAGATGGGGCTCACTCTCCGTAGCTTGTGCACCAGGTCCGGCGCCAGGAACTCCCGGGCAAGCTGGGGGTACTGAGCACCTCCACGGTAGCACCTTTCTGCCCCTCGAGGCTGGCTGGGGAAGGCGCCTTCCCGGGGCTGGGTGGCCGGCTCTGTGGGCCGCACCTGCTGGGGCTGTGAGTCGGGGGTGCCCGGGGCAGGCTGAGCGGGGGCAGCCGGCCCATGAGGCTTCTGCGGCAAAGGGTGGGAGTCGGAGAAGGGCTGCGGTTCGGGGGCCTGGGGGTTCAGGGGCGCCCtgatggtgggggccaggtggtctgAGCCCTGCAGGACATGCAGTCTGAGGGTGCAGGGAGCCTGCACAGGGGCTGGAGAGGAAGAGCCCGTTTGGGGGAAGAGAGCCCGTTTGAGGGTCTGGTCCACGGTACCTTGAGGATGCCCCAGGCCCCCTCCACTCGAGTAGTGGTGAGGCCGCTGGGCGGATGGCAGGGTCCGGGGAGGCAGGTCCTGGCCCGGGACCCCCCCGGGGAGGCTGCCGTTTCCAGTGTATGGTTTGGAGGTCGCCTGGTGGCTGGGTGGACTCTGCAGGCCGGGACGCAGAGAAGCCTCATTCCACTGGGGCTGGGGGTTCGAGGGGTAGAAGCGGGGGGACTTCAGCTCAATCCACCCAGACTTCACAGGCACCGTCTTGGGGGCTTGACTGCTGACCCCCTTCTTCAGGGTCTCCTGGTGACTGGTGTGCAGGGGCTCCGTGGGGTTCTGCTGAGGACCACCcggcggggtggggggcacatCCTCTTGGGGGAGGCAGCTGCTTGGAGGTGACGGGGCGGCCACGTGAGGCCATGGGAGGGCTCCCCCGGGCTGGATCCCCCCAGCATGGCTGAGCGGGGGGTCCAGATGATCTTGCAGGCCTCTGACTTCTTTCAGGGGGCTTCCTGCAACTGGAGGTGGTGGGGGCACGGGGCCCGAGGACTCCTTCGTGAACTCTGAGCTGGGGCTGGAGTAAGCACCATTGGCTTGGGGGAGCTGGACGCCCCCCTGGCCGCCGCTGTTGGGACCCGTGCCCAGCCGGGCACCAGACACCTGCTGAGGGAGCCCCAAGGCGCTGGCTCTGGGCGGGGCTGCGAGCAGGCGGCTGCACCCTGAGGTATTCCGTGATGGGGGGGTGTCTTCGCGGGGCCCTGCGGGGGTCGCCTGGGCCTGGGACAGAGGTTTCAGCACCGGTGTGGGCACATGGCTGGGGTGCCCCTGAAGTGGGCTGGAGCCCTGGAGCCCCCCACCCGGGCCCCCCTGGGCCGGGGCAGGAAGACTAGCACCATTGGGGGTGGGCACCATGTTGAGCAGTGGGAGTGGCAGCAGGCTCTGGCCAGGGGCCCCCGCATCCAAGCACCCGGACTCCTGCAGAGGTTGGGGCTCCCGGCTGTGAGGACGGGCCGGGAGGTCTCTCGCTGGAGTCTCGTGGCGGGGGCTGAGACCTGGGCTCGGGGTGGCAGGGGGCTGCACCTCCCCATTAGCGGTCGGTTCCCACTTCGCCTTCTTGGCCTGATGGATGACCTGGGGGTCAGGCTCGCTCTCTGCACGCTTGAGGCCCCCGTTCAGCAGGCACTCGGGGTGGCCGCCCAAGGAGGCCGGGCCCAGGCTGAAGGATGCCCATAAGCTGCCCCCGTTGGCCTCGGGGCTCCCGCTGAGCAGCTTACGGGCCAGTGCCTCAGGGGGCCCCACCGGGGATGGGGACGGCGTCAGGAATGGACTCGTTCTGCTGCGCTCTGCCTGGCTGCCACCGTCCGCTTCCATCAGGCTGGCTTCCAGGTCGGCCTCCTTGCAGTGAATTCTGTAATGGGAACAGAGGTGGGAGCAGGGATGAGAAACAGGAGGGCCAGCATGGCATCTTGAGGCGACCTGGTGGGCTGGAGAAACAGAACCCTCTGGCCAGCGCTGGCATAAGCTATCAGCCCTTTAAGAAGGCTGGCCTTGCCTTTGTAAAACTTCAACAGAAAACATGAAATGAAGAACTTCAGAAACAGGCCTAGTGTTGCAGGAGGCAGCGCCGTGGGTAGGGCATTGGACCAATGAGTTCAGGCCAGAGTGATGTccacccccccatctctctctctttctcttcctcatgaAAGAATAAacgaagaaagcaagaaagaaataatCCTACGGCTAGGGGAaatatcactgtcattctgtaaAAGACagtcctgcctgaagctctgaggtcccagattcagtccccagcaccaccacaagccagagctgggcagggctggggggggaggagatgaataaataaatgacaaatttaaataataatgaaagagatggagagatagcacagtggttctgcaaaagactttcctgcctgaagctctgaggtcccaggttcagccccttgGCTGAGCGGGGCTCTGGCTCCTCTTTCTCCCATTAGAGGAAGTAAGGGtttggtgtcctgcaccaaagtcaaagactctggggttcggggagggctcaggtcctggaacatgatggcaggacctagtgggggttgaattgttttgtggaaactgggagatgttacacatgtacaaactattgtagtttactgttgactgtagaccacTAATACCTcaatgaagaaattttaaaaaataagcaatggtgagggaaggtatataaatagaTTCTGGgagatggtctgggagatggatgACACAGTGGACAGAGTattggaccctcaaacatgaggtcttaagttcagttcccggcagctcatgtgccagagagatgtttggttctttctatcattctcattaataaataaataatgatcttaaacaaacaaacaaacaaaacccaaattcttatgcctgaggcttcaatgttAAAAGTTcaatcccagaaccaccataaacccaagctaagtagtactctggtaaaagaaaggaagaatgaaagaaagaaagaaagaaagaaagaaagaaagaaagaaagaaagaaataaagaaataaagaaaaaagaaagagaggaaagaaagagtgtgctctggtgagagaaagaaagaaagaaagaaagaaagaaagaaagaaagagagaggagaggaaataaagaagtgtgctctggtgaaagaaataaaggagagaaaagaaagaagtgtgcagaaagaaaggaaagaaagaaagaaaggaaggaagggaggaaggaaggaaggaagggaagaaagaagtgtGCAGTCTTCCACATACATAAGGCGATTGTGGACACACTTCACTAAAAGCACTATTTCCCTGTAGCTGTAAAATGCGTCCACATGGTGGGTGCAGGAGAGCTACTGCCCTGTGCATAGCAACACTCACACTGATATGTAACTTGCAGGCTCTGCATATAATCAGTCTCCCCCGTCTAGTTAATTTTCTGGATTTATATATTCTACACTGTATACCATTGGTTGACTTTACAGTGTCCCCGGCAAAATACAAAAGATGGATTTTGTAGCTGTTTTATGACATAATGTAACCTCAGAAGAAATGAAGGTAGCTTTGTGCTCAGAAGCAATTCTGTTACTGAGCAGGGCCTCGGGCCCTCTTAATTCAGGAGATGGATGGGGGACGGGggacgggggtgggtgggttgtgTATCAAGAGCCATTGTTCGTTCCTTTCAGGATAAGAAtgcttgaagaaaaaaaactggaCATTTtaatcatctttccagacaatgttAATATTCTACCCGCATGTCAGCTATCAAGCTCCAACGAAGATTACTATGACTCAGGCTCCTAGCAACATTCCTCAAatcgacttcctagcttccttccactctAGGATCCCTATTTCcacctgttctattcctactttttggctcctgtttattaaacaaattgtcctgctttatatcttgctgcctttcagccaccaagttgcagatgctaccaagatgccaccctgagctccctgggcagacgccctcacccgtgtatcctggagcctcccctccccagaaccctgccccactagggacagacagacacaggctgggggtgtggatccacctgccaacaccccatgtccagcggagaagcaactagagaagccagaactcccaccttctccaacccCATAAAAaactttgattcatactcccagaggggcagaACTGTTATGGGAAAGGGCAGAACTGTTacgggaaaatgaccagaggctctgaaactccaactccatcaggacccagagagagacgaagaaaacaggaaggaacaagggcaacaaaagggaataaataaataaaataaataaaaatttaaaaaaaaaaaaaagaaaacaggaaggacatttggaagtagtcacAGGTGTAGGTGAGACTGAGAAAAGACAGAACCATAGGGGGGAAAGGGCAAAcacagacagatagttatagaaataacagtcagcccACAACTGCgaccttgggaaaactgctgGAGCTTCCTGTAGAGGGGATGGGAACACACAagtctggtgttgggaacagtatggaatccACTTTAATTCTCTAATAAAAGTTTCCAAGAGGAATGCTTTGAGATTGAAGGTCATTATCAGTCTGCTCATCTGAGTCAGAATATTTAAAACTAAGGgccatttttaaaaggaaaaaaaaaaaataacaaccaagtCCTGTAATTTCTAAGTTCCAGACTAAGGCTTTGTACAGCAATTAACCATACCCTGGGATCTCATGTGACGCATGCCTAATCACTGACAGTGGCAACCTGCTTTCCACCAACACTGATGaccattttttatttctgtactatcagattaagacagagagaaacagagggaagggggagatagagagggaatgaggcagagagacacctgcagccctgcttcactgctcgtgaagtttctgccctgaaggtggggacctggggcttgaagtcaggtgcttacacactgtaatgtgtgtgctcaaccaggtgcaccatgacctgggcctgtcatttttaaaatttattttcccttttgctgcccttgttttattgttgttgtacttattattgttgttgatgatgtcattgttgttggataggaccgagagaaatggagagggggaggggaggggaagacagagagggggagagaaagacagacacctgcagacctgcttcaccgcctgtgaagtgactcccctgcaggtggggagctgggggctcgaaccgggatccttgagccggtccctgcAATTTGCGCCACCTGTGGTTAACCTGTACAACCTCCCGATTCcccttcttttaaataaataccaaaacagACCTCTCTGACCACTGCAGAAATACTGAGATTGCTTCAGCCAGTAACTCCCATAGTATCATATAAAACTTGTTCATGCTTACATAAAGATAGGAATGTatgggggatgggcagtagcgcagcgggctaagtgcacgcggtgcaaagcgcaaggaccagcgtaaggatcccggtctttctctccccctctgtcttcccctcctttctcccatttctctctgtcctatctgacaacgatgacatcaacaataactaacaataaaacaaggacaacaaaagggaatgaatatatataaaaagatagtAATGCATATAACAAGACCAAAACAAATAGCCAACCACACTTTTTAGAGATAGTATTGTAGCTATCCTCTATTCAGCAGTGAAAATATAGTCTCATGGACTGGCGGTACACACCGGGAGAAAAAAGGATTGTCtcaaaacacacacgcacacacatacactcactacTGCAGGGCTATCGTTGAGGATTGTCTCaaaacacacacgcgcacacacacactcactactGCAGGGCTATCGTTGAGGATTGTCTCaaaacacacacgcgcacacacacactcactactGCAGGGCTATCATTGAGGATTGTCtcaaaacacacacgcacacacacactcactactGCAGGGCTATCGTTGAGGATTGTCtcaaaacacacatgcacacactcactaCTGCAGGGCTATCATTGAGGATTGTCtcaaaacacacacgcacacactcactacTGCAGGGCTATCATTGAGGATTGTCtcaaaacacacacgcacacactcactacTGCAGGGCTATCATTGAGGATTGTCTCaaaacacacacgcgcgcacacactcaCTACTGCAGGGCTATCACTGGTACCTACAATGACAATTTTCATCCCCCcccacttattcttttttttttttaaatttattttctttctttaatagagacagtcggaaattgagaggaaaaggagagatagggagggagagagacaggaaaacacctatagccctgcttcaccactggcaaactttccccctgcaggtgggggccaggggctcaaacctggatccttgaacacaggtgagccaccacctgatttcccccccacactttttttcccttctatgatggggagaaagaaaggagggagaccaGAAAaccggaggctggaactggggtctTACTACATTCTAATGTGTGTGCTGTGCTGGGAGAGTCACCTTCCAACCCTTCAGTATGTATCAAGTCTTACTAGTTactgtgagagggagggagggggagataacagagagagccagagcctcACCCTAGCTCAGGTGAGGCTGCAGTCCAGCTAGGGCGGAAGTTGCTCCATTGTAGGCCCAGCACGCTCCCCACCGCACCACCAGTTATTTCGTGGCCTTCTTTTTTGCTTCTCAGAGATGAAAACCAGAAACTGTTCCTATACACGCCCATCTGCTTGAAGGGCCTGATTGCGAATCTTTTgtattctttctctctgattttGAGATGTGGGGTTTAAATATTCATTCCTCGTGCCCCTGCAATCGTAACTATTTAGGCCCAAGCAGGAACATGCTCCCTTGTGCAACTCAACTTCCACAAAAGCCTTGTCCAGAGTAACTTGTGTCAAAGACCCAAGCACTGGCACTTCAGAACCAGACTCAGTTTGACTGtgagggcagtggctcacctaggAAGATGCCAGTTAGCACACCTGGtgggttacaatgtgcaagggactaggtttgaggccccggtccccacctgtggagggaaagctttgcgagtggtgaagcagggctgcaggtgttgctctgtccatcacccccttctctggctatctctatccataaGTAAAgatcacaaaaataaattaagggagtcgggcagtagcgcagaggggtAAACTCAGACGCtgcgaggaccagtgtaagatcccagtctctctccccgtctcccctcctctccccatttctctctgtcctatccaacaacaatgacatcgataacaacaataataaccacaacaatgacacgacaagggcaacaagagggaataaacaaatattcaaaactaattaaaaaattgcTTATAATGAAAATGTGAACCCCCCCCTTCCCACCTTCGAATTGACGGACAAATATTGTAAGATAAATCTTTGGTAAAACTGAGGTAGATTTGGTTTGGCTTGCAGGGAGCTTCCCATGGTGTCAAAGGCTATTCTGCCTTTTAGCCACATTTATAACGGAGTAGCAACAAAGCGGAATCTCATGGAATAATGTGGgcatgtgggatttttttttttttaagtagaaccCTTTCCATAAAATGTTTGTTTACTTGGAGAAGTACGGTTTTTAGAGGGGGTGGCGGGTGGGAAAGGCACAGAACTGAGCTCTTGAGGCACTATGACGTACACTGTGTCTGGGGGAGAGAAGACACACACCTGGGACCTTGTGATTTTTGAAAAACCCTCAGTCACTAGGACAGTTTAGCTTTCTAGACTTGTTCCTAAGGAGATGCGGTGAAGTGGTCACCATACAGTAGCTGGTGCATGTCCTCAACATGTGGATTCAGCTCCAGCTCTACTACTGACTGGCCGAAACGCACCCAATCCTAGGGCTCTTGTCGGCTGTGTAAGGGGTGGCAGCTTGTGCTCCTCTGCTCTGCTGTCTTCCTGGGACCTAACTTCTTGGGGGAAGACAGGCTGAAAATTCTCAGGGAGCAAAAGAGATGCCAtactttcttatttgtttgcttctttttaaacattttttattccttcctccttaaaaaaaaattactgtacaaagcacaaggacgggtctaaggatcccagttcgagcccccggctccccacctgcaggggagtcgcttcccaggcggtgaagcaggtctgcaggtgtctgtctttctctccc
The DNA window shown above is from Erinaceus europaeus chromosome 2, mEriEur2.1, whole genome shotgun sequence and carries:
- the TET2 gene encoding methylcytosine dioxygenase TET2; the encoded protein is MEADGGSQAERSRTSPFLTPSPSPVGPPEALARKLLSGSPEANGGSLWASFSLGPASLGGHPECLLNGGLKRAESEPDPQVIHQAKKAKWEPTANGEVQPPATPSPGLSPRHETPARDLPARPHSREPQPLQESGCLDAGAPGQSLLPLPLLNMVPTPNGASLPAPAQGGPGGGLQGSSPLQGHPSHVPTPVLKPLSQAQATPAGPREDTPPSRNTSGCSRLLAAPPRASALGLPQQVSGARLGTGPNSGGQGGVQLPQANGAYSSPSSEFTKESSGPVPPPPPVAGSPLKEVRGLQDHLDPPLSHAGGIQPGGALPWPHVAAPSPPSSCLPQEDVPPTPPGGPQQNPTEPLHTSHQETLKKGVSSQAPKTVPVKSGWIELKSPRFYPSNPQPQWNEASLRPGLQSPPSHQATSKPYTGNGSLPGGVPGQDLPPRTLPSAQRPHHYSSGGGLGHPQGTVDQTLKRALFPQTGSSSPAPVQAPCTLRLHVLQGSDHLAPTIRAPLNPQAPEPQPFSDSHPLPQKPHGPAAPAQPAPGTPDSQPQQVRPTEPATQPREGAFPSQPRGAERCYRGGAQYPQLAREFLAPDLVHKLRRVSPIYTQMLKANGSPVQPPQEQKGPADLLVGSHPSSLQHLPCFPNSVTPKQGVLIRCFQETQQKPQLGSSALQGHHSKTPDGARPAAHRVPGQAHALSGPPRGTPTHKDLKHAALRQHLLQKQERQAQQPPQTARPIKVEPGTAPQACMHPTHSQPDGKAWKAWRKADVKQEAPSPRCEDGQQRSILETMERHLHQVQVKSPFDHKALSVKGQKPQVKLETEGPEEPPESPAVPGDTTPTKKPAATADPEADPKVDPEADPEADPEADPEADPKPNHCLEIPTSSLDTSVKNLLDTTMKTHYDFPSCHCVEQIIEKDEGPFYTHLGAGPNVAAIREIMEERFGEKGKAIRIEKVIYTGKEGKSSHGCPIAKWVIRRTSKEEKLLCLVRERAGHTCDASVIIILILVWEGIPLELADQLYTDLTQMLSKYGHFTNRRCSTNEERTCTCQGIKPSICGASFSFGCSWSMYYNGCKFARSKTPRRFKLIGDIVKEEGKLESHLQNLATIVAPKYKKLAPDAYNNQIELEDRAPDCRLGLQEGRPFSGVTACLDFCAHSHRDLHNMQNGSTLVCTLTREDNRDSGAPEDEQLHVLPLYKLADVDEFGSAEAQAEKRRSGAIQSLAPCRRIIRLLKQPLKPCRQRKETRRGPERPCAPDSTTRAPDREKAALARAGPPKQLADLLRLPAATPQPPQPPTPRSEPAAAYSSPSPTSLYLRGPSSTGTYPGGASPAPAGATYLPPPSPVSPYTGLGTQSSQHPSFPCNGGVDGCSPFLGSCAPRSQPMDMYSFGPRDPLAKLSLPPIHMLYQTPFANSPGLPAQYLALGGPGLQGAHPGGSFPPYDAEGHFLGASARLPPGLGTPGVDYKNGEGFTSPLPSQGSGDCLGLAPVPPTPPDPDVLEYDEVWSDTEPNFLDPDIGGVAVAPTHGSLLIECAKRELHATTPLRNPDRTQPTRISLVFYQHKNMYEPKHGQAQWEARMAEKRARARDKKVKCEAARPSHLHFLRMLAQRTQSVTTDSTVTTSPYAFTRVTGPYNSYI